The following coding sequences are from one Streptomyces sp. NBC_01232 window:
- a CDS encoding PspC domain-containing protein yields MSALVRPRDGRWIGGVCTGLARRFGISANAMRAIFVVSCLLPGPQFLVYIALWVLLPNEKSASAAW; encoded by the coding sequence ATGAGCGCCCTGGTCCGCCCCCGTGACGGCCGCTGGATCGGCGGAGTCTGCACCGGCCTGGCACGGCGTTTCGGAATTTCCGCGAACGCGATGCGCGCCATATTCGTGGTCTCGTGCCTGCTGCCCGGACCGCAGTTCCTGGTCTACATCGCACTGTGGGTGCTGCTGCCGAACGAGAAGTCCGCCTCCGCCGCCTGGTAG